The sequence TTTACCACCAGATCCAATATCTGACAATATGTtagacattttaatttgttgatcTAAAGATGCAGAACTGTAATCATTTATAGATGCTACATTTTTGTGTCCAGTTAACTGCATCACTGTTGTTGCCTCTACATGGGAGTGCAGCAATGATGTCACTGTTGTTTTTCTAGCTAAATGATTAACTTTTCTACCAGTTAATCCTCCTTTCTCTGACATAACTTTGACTAATTCACCTAGTTTATTCTTGCCCATTGGCTGCATACTGTACCATATATTTGTGTTTTCAGTGTCAAAATCATCATGACCCTTGTTGTGATAACGAGGAAgaattgacaaataaaatttactgtCTGGCTTTAATGGTTCAGTAGGCCTTCTTTGAATATAAGTCTTGAATGTTTTCACAGGACATCTTGgattatctaaaaaatatataatgatgtAAATGTAAACACAATCTTGTCATTTTATAAGAGACAGAAAAAACAATCGGAATATCAATAACACAGTCATTCATAAATAAACGTCAAAGttttttgcacattttttaAGTTGGTCTGTATTactcactatatatatacatgtgtgaTATTTTCGTAGCGGAGTGAGTTTCAACTGTGtttgataaacagattatctGATAGCTATATATATTCAGGAATTATATTTGGGTATTACCTTGttatgaaatatacaaaatgatataattttctttttgtataatACTaagaataataaacatgataaaagtactttttttaagaataattaCCTGCAATTGCAAACATTTTTGGAGCAAATGGCCTTGCACTTCCCTCTCcctttcttgtttttgtttggcGCTTAGTAAATTCAAGATACTGGACTCCTCCTGATGTTGCTTTCATCTCAATATCACCAAACATCATATCTTGATGTTCTTGGCGGCTTCTCATGCCAAAATGCATTGAATTATTTAGCCACACTGTATTAATCAAAGCATCTGAATTACCTGTCAAATAAAAGCAgtaattaaaacatcattttattaGGGAAATATGTGTATGCATGTATCTCGATACCAATGACATGCATTAAATTATGTTCGATTATtaactgtacatgtacattgagtgtatatgaatatgtttattcctaacagaaaaaataagtaaaatggtTCTTGTGGAAACAATACCAAATAGTAGTACCTGAAAATATACACTTTAACAACATTTTAGgaacatttacatgtataatatattttaaaaatattaattttaatgtatattaaGTGATGGTTTagatcatattttattttacttacttGTTCCAAGCAAATTTCTGTCATAAAGATGATCAATTTCCTCTTGTGTGAAAGCATCtgcttttctttttctgttcCAAAACCTTTGCTCTTTAGATCTTTCTTTTTAGCTGACAGAACGTCCCTTGAGTGCTGAAAGTCTTTATCGGTTAAAATGTTCACATCAGTCTCAGAATTTTCATTTAGATGTCTGTTAATTGAAGACTGTATGGACTTGAGTGTGTCCGGTTCATATTCTTCACCTTTTTTGTTCCTCACAGATATAAAAAATCTGGCAAGATATTGATCCAGTTTCTCATTTTCAATCGTTGAAAACTGGCGTTCTTCATTTTGTGTAGCTAAAAGCCACGATTGAAACAAGCTAATGTCactttttgttttccttttagtGTTAGCGTTCTTCATAGAGTTGATAAACTCTGTTGTGTCTCCTTCTCCCACATTTAAAAACCTATCCTCCTCTGTCATTTTCTTGTTTGTCGGATGTTTTGAGCAGAACttcaaaaaattgtttgtaaacaGACGATACCGGAAACCGGAAGTTACTTGCACGATAGGCACTGATACGGGGTTTTTGCACGAGAGGCACTtgatatgggttatcagacCGGGCTGATAGGGGTTATCAGCCTGGGTGGGAAATTATGGCTTGTGCACTTCCGTTCGTTACACATATACAAAAGCTATCATATTaatgctaagtatatgataaaatatctttatagtTTGAAATGAATCTTTATGACGTAGCAATACCACATGatagtttatttaaatgacaaatcaatatgaaaatgtaGCTCCATGTTATATAAAGATGTCTTCATAGTatgaaaaagttaaatcacaaatatactgaactcagaggaaaatcaatttggaaagtccataatcacatggcaaaataaaaaaaacaaaacgcatcaaaaacgaatggacaagaactgtcatattcctgacttggtacaggcattttcaaatgtagaaaatggtggattaaacctggttctatagcgctaaccctctcactttaataacagtctcatcaaattccgctacatttacatgatgcgttaaataaacagtcacaattaataaaatagtgaaaatatgggtacatcagtcatcatcgtataacaattttaaaaggaacaatttaacaggacacaaaaacatctactatctacgaacacatggattgatttgagtgtctgacgtcagaaaaattatatatgtcacattaatttgtcgttcaatgtgcacacaaacaattttaaaatttacataggcaatgtacgcaaacagggttaaaaaatcaaaagtatgtaagaataaattacagaaacagaccgagattcaaactagtccaaaagttatacatagaatttatgagaatccaaaacttttaaaaggaacaatttaacaggacacaaaaacatctactatctacgaacacatggattgatttgagtgtctgacgtcagaaaaattatatacgtcacataaatttgtcgttcaaagtgcatacaaacaattttcaaattttacataggcaatgtacgcatacagggttaaaaaatcaaaagtatataagaataaattacagaaatagaccgagattcaaactagtccaaaagttatacaaagaatttatgagaatccaaaaattgttaattccactacgccattgattgattttgacgtttgtggttcaacgtatatagtaattcaatagaaatatatcataatgacatattatagacaaatatcatactgacgggatcttttaaagtacagagtcacgttataagcacaaaagaaatacaaagagtcgcatatacaaaacaaatcaccaaaaaatgaaagccaatacaaacacattgacgagatgtataagtaccgagccacgtcaaacggatatcacttAAAACCATTCATcagtaaaagtaatcttaataatagaacaaaaacaaataaaagaacaataaaacatgttgttaagatgatacacaacatcagtacgcagaatctatacatcaagaccatcgtgtattatttgagaagttgatacggaatatttatcaacaaggtcttggaaccttccgatgaacttttttagaaaaaggacgagacgttctttgacatacccctggatcatcaactttctactcagacactgatgacgttttacaaagtctgagtaggagctgcaagctcttgaatatcgaataagttgggaaatatatatcccatatgcaggtgaagttggtatattgctactaaggtgggggaaatttataatttcgaaactaaaatcgtctcgtttgtcatcgattctggtactgagattactgtgtaagtcaaattcaagattagatataagtctaaaaatgaggcggaggaagccgtgtctgttgtttctttaatctcgagttctgggggatatattaatggaacccaatcagaaaagttcggattgtttaaggaaagaacatcatcaatatatctgaaagtgaaattaaataatctggcttctttgatcctcttgtttttgacaagtgtctggaggaactccgattcatatgaaaataagaagaggtcggcaagaagaggcgcacagtttgttcccacaggaatgccgacaatttgttggaaaagtctacctccaaactcaacaaatatgttgtcgataagaaactccagcatactgactacttgttcttctgtgaagcatgatttacctttttgtttgtcactattgACGAaatatgctttatgaaatcccaaagtaataaatttatagcgtatgctaccatttttatgttgaaaggcattgtggaaaatttcttttaggcgatttttcaattttacatggggaatggtggtatacagggttgaaaaatcaaaagttttgatggaacttatttcagaaaGAGACCGAGATTTGAAATTGTCTAaaagttctttatattttttaagaatccacatatggtaaTACCACTgcgcgagtaaacagtttcacagtatttctgaagaccctctttcactgcggacagaattttagtcaatctaatagacaattctttagtggaacatgaagatgagccagcaatataccgttgtttgtacggaattttatgaagctttggtatccaatacaaacaaggtaagtcctccgatttggcgttcaatgtaatgtttattgaagccatgaaggacttatgatttgctaaaatctcatccttgtcaaatgatatgtctttgtatgtgggattacctgagtgctcCGTTATACCCAATTTTTTACAAGACAttcgtagtaatacgatttacatacaaagacaattagtggaagatattagcaggcaaaatcgagggaattgtgcaaatgatgatacaagcatgaaaattaccacaaagcatcattattatatgcttttaaagaaacaactgctggccataaaaaaaaatcattttttcaagatggccaccgccgttttctaaaatggctgggtttttttcagtttgaaaatactgattttttctGGAAAACTTTTCGTTTACCTTTTTTAAGTGAAAAACAGCTGTCAGGTTTGGTAGATACCTTCTTTTCATGTAAATAATTCACTAGACATGAGTATTTGACACATACAGGGTTTGTACATGCgcgaaaatgtaacaaaattcattaaaaaatattttaactattaactataaaataagtgatttgggattttcaatgatattatgattttgtttgataaaatttttcaagatttattaattttgcGCATGCGTTAACTATTTATAGACATAATGAGTGATTTGTATGCACTACCAGGGCAAACTGGTATAAATAGTAGTTTATCTCATTACTCTAAAAAGCAAGTAAGTGTAAAATCTATGATGccactgtttaaaaaaagtttattcagTTGCAATGATCAGGTATTTGGTGGATAAGACGGAAAATGTggttaaaacgagaaaaaacaTCAATAGTAACGGCAGATCAGCCACTTTTGGTAATGGATATTCAGTGGGAATTGCCTGACTTGTACACAGAAGATAAGTTTATCGTCATGTAAGGTGGATTTCACATTGAAATGACTTGTTATAAAATTCTGGGTGATATATTACGTGAAGGTAGATGGACAAATGTGTCATATGTCCCCACTAAAACCATTATTGCAACACCTAGAACGGCATATTcttgtatgtatgttcaaatgtaccTAGGACTAGACACGCGCATCAGATAACACTATGTGTTTTAGcttgaaagagggacgaaagatatcaaagggacagtcaaactaataaatctaaaacaaactgacaaagccatggctaaaaatgaaaaagacaaacagaaaaacaatagtacacatgacacaacatagaaaactaaagaataaacaacaagaaccccaccaaaaaccaggggtgaAAGGTATATATCGGCTTAAGAAAGctaaacacagaaattataatTATGTCATGACTCTGTGACGTTCAATGATTTGATACACTGGCGCAACAAAATATAGTCATCTCTACCACAGTTCAATTCCTGGcgttcaattttcaaataagaaCTTCTTGTGAATTTGGTAGTATGCTTATTTCATGAGTCAGATTTTGTACAAACAGTCCATATAAAGCATGATACTGTATTCATTTTGGTCTTGATCGTGTAACATATTCTCGATCGCGACCGACCTTCTCCGAGATATGGCTTTCCTTCTCTTATGTCACCCACAGGTggcaattgattttgaaaatgataattttactgtacgtaagaccagaaaatatttttcttataacacaattgatcagacaaaaacagaataatgcAATTGTATAGGGCAATGTGTTGTCATAGGTTTAACCGAAGACCTCATTAAGACGTTTTGATGGTAGCTAGCCCAGAAGTCAGTAGAATATCAGATAAATTTGCAAGATCTAGTGGTTTGAGGCATTCTATAATAGATGAACGACTTAGTCAACACACAAgggtttctttaaaaagatcaaaggcaAATAATTTGAAGATCGTTTGAAGCAAATACAAAACGAAGGAGAACCGGTTTCTTATAACCAGATTAAAAAGAACAACTCCTATTATGTcggtaaaataaaactgtaaacgattttgtaaaaaaacaaagctaGAGCACTTAGATATCTTTTctagacttttattttttgtctcaGTGGACAAACTGATTTGGAATATTTCTTAATCCATAAAGACAAACTGCTCCTCCGTTTTTGTCCTCGGGTGGCATTTTAAACAGTGGTATTAAATCGGTGCAAATGgataaacttgaaatattttgtaatttgcagATCCAAATTCTTACGCATTTATCGTTGATAGAGCAGCAATGGTTAATTCCAGGCCACCTTGTAGGATATCACTATTGGATGATTTTGCAATTGTGTTATACGGCCTTAAATAAAATCATGCATCGATAAG is a genomic window of Mytilus trossulus isolate FHL-02 chromosome 1, PNRI_Mtr1.1.1.hap1, whole genome shotgun sequence containing:
- the LOC134681171 gene encoding uncharacterized protein KIAA1958-like, which translates into the protein MHFGMRSRQEHQDMMFGDIEMKATSGGVQYLEFTKRQTKTRKGEGSARPFAPKMFAIADNPRCPVKTFKTYIQRRPTEPLKPDSKFYLSILPRYHNKGHDDFDTENTNIWYSMQPMGKNKLGELVKVMSEKGGLTGRKVNHLARKTTVTSLLHSHVEATTVMQLTGHKNVASINDYSSASLDQQIKMSNILSDIGSGGKSVCTEPAVMEKQTVKMINLVILIFQMKTI
- the LOC134685413 gene encoding uncharacterized protein LOC134685413; translated protein: MTEEDRFLNVGEGDTTEFINSMKNANTKRKTKSDISLFQSWLLATQNEERQFSTIENEKLDQYLARFFISVRNKKGEEYEPDTLKSIQSSINRHLNENSETDVNILTDKDFQHSRDVLSAKKKDLKSKGFGTEKEKQMLSHKRKLIIFMTEICLEQVIQML